The following coding sequences lie in one Musa acuminata AAA Group cultivar baxijiao chromosome BXJ1-8, Cavendish_Baxijiao_AAA, whole genome shotgun sequence genomic window:
- the LOC103993526 gene encoding auxin efflux carrier component 6-like isoform X1 — MITWEDFYTVMCAMIPLYFAMFLAYGSVKWWKIFTPEQCSGINRFVATFAVPVLSFHFISHNNPYQMDSRFILADTLSKLLVLMAISLWAALSAAFASPRRRGRRLDWVITLFSVGTLPNTLVMGIPLLRAMYGDFTQSLMVQLVVLQCIIWYTLLLFLFEYRAATLLIEDQFPGTAAAAIAKFEIDGDIISLDGRDPIQAESEIDADGRLRVRIRRSTSSAPGSGMSSSLGITPRRLSNVSGAEIFSVNTPARQPQPAPAEQLTVRDITFGYRSASPHPSGYASSDAYSLQPTPRASNFNELEICTPVWVRSPAVAGGVKLAWEGCGGRCGQVDKDVGAGEKDLSFRSTSKFVVRKEDEIEMEGEAEQEMPAALVMLRLILTVVGRKLSRNPNTYSSILGLLWSLISFKWDISMPSLLKESIKIISDAGLGMAMFSLGLFMALQPRIIACGPKMAAISMAIRFLSGPTVMSAASMAVGLRGVRLHTAIVQAALPQGIVPFVFAREYGLHPDILSTGVIFGMLVSLPVTLLYYVLLGL; from the exons ATGATCACCTGGGAGGACTTTTACACCGTGATGTGCGCCATGATCCCCCTCTACTTCGCCATGTTCCTCGCCTACGGCTCCGTGAAGTGGTGGAAGATCTTCACACCGGAGCAGTGCTCCGGCATCAACCGCTTCGTCGCCACCTTCGCCGTCCCCGTCCTCTCATTCCACTTCATCTCCCACAACAACCCCTACCAGATGGACTCCCGCTTCATCCTCGCCGACACCCTCTCCAAGCTCCTCGTCCTCATGGCCATCTCCCTCTGGGCCGCCCTGTCCGCCGCCTTCGCCAGCCCCCGTCGCCGCGGCCGCCGCCTCGACTGGGTCATCACCCTCTTCTCCGTCGGTACGCTCCCCAACACTCTGGTGATGGGCATCCCCCTCCTCCGCGCCATGTACGGCGACTTCACCCAGAGCCTCATGGTGCAGCTGGTCGTCCTGCAGTGCATCATCTG GTACACTCTTCTGCTCTTCCTCTTCGAATACCGTGCGGCCACGCTACTCATCGAGGATCAATTCCCGGGTACGGCGGCGGCCGCCATTGCCAAGTTCGAGATAGACGGCGACATCATCTCACTTGACGGGCGAGACCCGATCCAGGCGGAGTCGGAGATCGACGCGGACGGCCGCCTCCGAGTACGCATCCGACGGTCCACTTCGTCCGCGCCGGGCTCGGGCATGTCGTCTTCGCTCGGCATCACGCCACGCCGCCTGTCGAACGTATCCGGCGCAGAGATATTCTCGGTAAACACGCCGGCCAGGCAGCCGCAGCCGGCGCCGGCGGAGCAGCTCACGGTGCGAGACATCACGTTTGGGTACCGGTCCGCGAGCCCGCACCCGTCAGGGTACGCGTCCTCCGACGCGTACTCGCTGCAGCCCACGCCGCGGGCGTCCAACTTCAACGAGCTGGAGATCTGCACGCCGGTGTGGGTGCGGTCGCCGGCGGTGGCTGGGGGAGTGAAGCTGGCGTGGGAGGGCTGTGGAGGACGATGCGGACAAGTCGACAAGGATGTCGGGG CAGGGGAGAAAGATCTAAGCTTTAGGAGCACCTCAAAGTTTGTGGTACGCAAAGAAGACGAGATAGAGATGGAGGGAGAAGCTGAGCAAGAGATGCCGGCCGCGCTGGTCATGCTGAGGCTCATCCTCACCGTCGTCGGCCGGAAGCTCTCCCGCAACCCGAACACATACTCCAGCATATTAGGCCTTCTCTGGTCTCTGATCTCGTTCAA GTGGGATATCAGCATGCCAAGTCTGCTAAAGGAGTCCATTAAAATTATCTCAGATGCAGGCCTTGGCATGGCCATGTTCAGCCTTG GATTGTTCATGGCTCTGCAACCAAGGATCATTGCCTGTGGGCCAAAGATGGCAGCCATAAGCATGGCGATTCGGTTCCTTAGCGGACCCACGGTGATGTCAGCTGCATCCATGGCGGTGGGATTAAGAGGAGTGAGGCTGCACACAGCCATCGTGCAG GCAGCTCTTCCTCAAGGGATCGTGCCTTTCGTCTTCGCCAGAGAATATGGACTGCACCCTGATATCTTGAGCACTGG GGTCATCTTTGGGATGCTTGTCTCCTTGCCTGTAACCCTACTTTACTACGTTCTCTTGGGTCTGTGA
- the LOC103993526 gene encoding auxin efflux carrier component 6-like isoform X2, which yields MITWEDFYTVMCAMIPLYFAMFLAYGSVKWWKIFTPEQCSGINRFVATFAVPVLSFHFISHNNPYQMDSRFILADTLSKLLVLMAISLWAALSAAFASPRRRGRRLDWVITLFSVGTLPNTLVMGIPLLRAMYGDFTQSLMVQLVVLQCIIWYTLLLFLFEYRAATLLIEDQFPGTAAAAIAKFEIDGDIISLDGRDPIQAESEIDADGRLRVRIRRSTSSAPGSGMSSSLGITPRRLSNVSGAEIFSVNTPARQPQPAPAEQLTVRDITFGYRSASPHPSGYASSDAYSLQPTPRASNFNELEICTPVWVRSPAVAGGVKLAWEGCGGRCGQVDKDVGGEKDLSFRSTSKFVVRKEDEIEMEGEAEQEMPAALVMLRLILTVVGRKLSRNPNTYSSILGLLWSLISFKWDISMPSLLKESIKIISDAGLGMAMFSLGLFMALQPRIIACGPKMAAISMAIRFLSGPTVMSAASMAVGLRGVRLHTAIVQAALPQGIVPFVFAREYGLHPDILSTGVIFGMLVSLPVTLLYYVLLGL from the exons ATGATCACCTGGGAGGACTTTTACACCGTGATGTGCGCCATGATCCCCCTCTACTTCGCCATGTTCCTCGCCTACGGCTCCGTGAAGTGGTGGAAGATCTTCACACCGGAGCAGTGCTCCGGCATCAACCGCTTCGTCGCCACCTTCGCCGTCCCCGTCCTCTCATTCCACTTCATCTCCCACAACAACCCCTACCAGATGGACTCCCGCTTCATCCTCGCCGACACCCTCTCCAAGCTCCTCGTCCTCATGGCCATCTCCCTCTGGGCCGCCCTGTCCGCCGCCTTCGCCAGCCCCCGTCGCCGCGGCCGCCGCCTCGACTGGGTCATCACCCTCTTCTCCGTCGGTACGCTCCCCAACACTCTGGTGATGGGCATCCCCCTCCTCCGCGCCATGTACGGCGACTTCACCCAGAGCCTCATGGTGCAGCTGGTCGTCCTGCAGTGCATCATCTG GTACACTCTTCTGCTCTTCCTCTTCGAATACCGTGCGGCCACGCTACTCATCGAGGATCAATTCCCGGGTACGGCGGCGGCCGCCATTGCCAAGTTCGAGATAGACGGCGACATCATCTCACTTGACGGGCGAGACCCGATCCAGGCGGAGTCGGAGATCGACGCGGACGGCCGCCTCCGAGTACGCATCCGACGGTCCACTTCGTCCGCGCCGGGCTCGGGCATGTCGTCTTCGCTCGGCATCACGCCACGCCGCCTGTCGAACGTATCCGGCGCAGAGATATTCTCGGTAAACACGCCGGCCAGGCAGCCGCAGCCGGCGCCGGCGGAGCAGCTCACGGTGCGAGACATCACGTTTGGGTACCGGTCCGCGAGCCCGCACCCGTCAGGGTACGCGTCCTCCGACGCGTACTCGCTGCAGCCCACGCCGCGGGCGTCCAACTTCAACGAGCTGGAGATCTGCACGCCGGTGTGGGTGCGGTCGCCGGCGGTGGCTGGGGGAGTGAAGCTGGCGTGGGAGGGCTGTGGAGGACGATGCGGACAAGTCGACAAGGATGTCGGGG GGGAGAAAGATCTAAGCTTTAGGAGCACCTCAAAGTTTGTGGTACGCAAAGAAGACGAGATAGAGATGGAGGGAGAAGCTGAGCAAGAGATGCCGGCCGCGCTGGTCATGCTGAGGCTCATCCTCACCGTCGTCGGCCGGAAGCTCTCCCGCAACCCGAACACATACTCCAGCATATTAGGCCTTCTCTGGTCTCTGATCTCGTTCAA GTGGGATATCAGCATGCCAAGTCTGCTAAAGGAGTCCATTAAAATTATCTCAGATGCAGGCCTTGGCATGGCCATGTTCAGCCTTG GATTGTTCATGGCTCTGCAACCAAGGATCATTGCCTGTGGGCCAAAGATGGCAGCCATAAGCATGGCGATTCGGTTCCTTAGCGGACCCACGGTGATGTCAGCTGCATCCATGGCGGTGGGATTAAGAGGAGTGAGGCTGCACACAGCCATCGTGCAG GCAGCTCTTCCTCAAGGGATCGTGCCTTTCGTCTTCGCCAGAGAATATGGACTGCACCCTGATATCTTGAGCACTGG GGTCATCTTTGGGATGCTTGTCTCCTTGCCTGTAACCCTACTTTACTACGTTCTCTTGGGTCTGTGA
- the LOC103993525 gene encoding glycolipid transfer protein 3-like, producing MERGGAQKEDMRQGWSCIRLAVEELSLFKPEEKKMSTLAFLGASNLLLHVLDKIGPTMMVLRRDIQRNIERVEETYMLDPNLYSSLEEIVQKEVVGDGSARQDDSCCRSILWLARSITFSLTLLDKLDKNPESSLEQVVEETYNGTLKPWHGWISSAAYKVAIKLVPGREMLIRLLMGQEQDYNDLKQDIKKYASVIRPLLDDTYQLLRRHELDRLKSA from the exons ATGGAGAGAGGTGGAGCTCAAAAAGAAGACATGAGGCAGGGGTGGTCATGCATCAGGTTGGCTGTGGAGGAGCTGTCCTTGTTCAAGCCCGAGGAGAAGAAGATGTCCACCTTGGCCTTTCTGGGCGCCTCTAATCTGCTCCTCCATGTCCTTG ATAAGATTGGACCAACAATGATGGTGCTAAGGCGAGACATACAACGAAATATCGAG AGAGTGGAAGAGACATACATGTTGGATCCAAATCTGTATTCAAGTTTGGAAGAGATAGTGCAGAAAGAGGTGGTGGGTGATGGTTCTGCAAGACAAGATGATAGCTGTTGCAGATCTATCCTATGGCTTGCGAG GTCGATAACTTTCAGCTTAACTTTGTTGGATAAGTTAGATAAGAACCCTGAGTCAAGCCTCGAACAAGTGGTGGAAGAGACCTACAATGGCACGTTGAAGCCATGGCATGGTTGGATATCCTCAGCTGCTTACAAG gTGGCTATCAAGCTCGTTCCGGGGAGAGAAATGCTCATCAGATTGCTGATGGGCCAAGAACAAGATTACAATGACCTGAAACAAGACATCAAGAAGTATGCCTCAGTGATCCGGCCTCTTCTGGATGACACATACCAACTCTTG AGACGGCATGAATTGGACAGACTGAAGTCTGCCTGA
- the LOC103994284 gene encoding pentatricopeptide repeat-containing protein At3g13880-like, producing MSSRSTDRAQRARGPSPPLQPSTYKELLLLSTTTRSLVLGKLVHSHMIRASYRPGLFMHNVLVNMYCRCGDPTTARQVFDRMPVRDAATWNILAAGYSRVGYCGRALDVFREARSAGVGLDRFSYAGALSASGDCGDVRMGRVVHGMVVVTGLSRRAFLTNSLMDMYSKCGMIDEVRLVFDHAEELDEVSWNSLLSAYVSVGWPEVAVNILVWMHRSGVKLNSFALGSILKACSGMRDSDDVRRMMHGCVTKVGLDLDLFVGSAMLDMYAKNGGLEEAIKIFEYIPNPSVVVFNAMIAGFSRLGTKSSGKDRFKALSLFREMLRRQMKPSKFTFKSVLEACMSVRAFRCGRQIHAHVIINNLQDDEFIGSALISLYSTSNLTMESLSCFQTTPKQEIFTWASMISAFTQNEQYEMALSLFKELLGLRKKLDQVIMSSVITACSRMGMLRIGEQIHGYATKLGHDKFTVCCNSLIDMYTKTGDVGASIRMFQDIGSLDVFSWSAMISSYALHGNAGDALVLFEKMKECRAVPDHVTFLAILTACSHGGLVDEGFRYYESMSREYDIVPNSRHCACIVDLLGQTGRIVDAEGFILSSGFANDPILWHVLLRACLFYGDTERSIRVGESLMVMEPFSATSYMLLYNMYLDVGKVSLAMRTRGLMRERGVNKETGVSWIEIGASFHSFVTSSSYHHHIDFIYEKLQEMMLHIKQKMGKAGPRILELEYQSEKWRESLMNSHGELLAVAFGMSNLPESVLIRVMKNQRVCGDCHKTLKLFSEVERREILVRDSVRFHHFSWGSCSCGDYW from the exons ATGTCGTCTCGGTCGACGGACCGAGCTCAGAGAGCCCGCGGCCCATCTCCCCCTTTGCAGCCTTCCACCTACAAAGAACTCCTCCTTCTCTCCACCACAACCCGGTCTTTGGTCCTCGGCAAGCTCGTCCACTCTCACATGATCAGGGCTTCCTACAGGCCCGGCCTCTTCATGCACAACGTCCTCGTAAACATGTACTGCCGGTGCGGCGACCCGACCACCGCCCGCCAGGTGTTCGACAGAATGCCCGTGAGAGATGCCGCAACCTGGAATATACTCGCCGCCGGGTATTCTCGAGTCGGGTACTGCGGCAGAGCGTTGGATGTGTTCAGGGAAGCAAGAAGCGCTGGCGTTGGCCTTGACCGGTTCAGCTATGCTGGCGCTCTGAGCGCCAGTGGTGATTGCGGAGATGTCAGGATGGGCAGGGTGGTCCATGGGATGGTCGTCGTCACTGGGTTGTCTCGTCGTGCTTTTCTGACCAATTCGCTTATGGATATGTATTCCAAGTGTGGCATGATCGACGAGGTCAGATTGGTGTTTGATCATGCGGAAGAACTGGATGAAGTCTCGTGGAATTCTTTGCTTTCAGCTTATGTCAGCGTTGGCTGGCCAGAGGTGGCAGTGAATATTCTTGTTTGGATGCATCGATCGGGAGTGAAGTTGAACAGCTTTGCTCTCGGTAGTATTCTTAAAGCTTGCTCGGGTATGAGGGATTCAGACGACGTTCGAAGGATGATGCATGGGTGCGTGACGAAAGTTGGATTGGACTTGGATCTTTTTGTCGGCAGCGCAATGCTTGATATGTATGCGAAGAATGGTGGATTGGAAGAAGCAATCAAGATCTTTGAGTACATACCGAATCCAAGTGTGGTGGTGTTCAATGCTATGATTGCTGGATTCTCTCGATTGGGCACAAAATCTAGTGGAAAAGACAGATTTAAAGCTTTAAGTCTTTTTCGTGAAATGCTAAGGAGACAAATGAAACCCTCAAAGTTCACATTCAAAAGTGTGCTCGAGGCCTGTATGTCAGTGCGTGCATTTAGATGTGGGAGGCAAATCCATGCCCATGTAATTATAAATAATCTCCAAGATGATGAGTTTATTGGGAGTGCACTGATATCCTTGTATTCAACCTCAAATTTGACTATGGAAAGCTTGAGTTGCTTCCAAACGACTCCTAAGCAAGAAATTTTCACCTGGGCCTCCATGATCTCAGCTTTTACACAGAATGAACAGTATGAAATGGCTCTTAGCTTATTTAAAGAATTACTAGGACTCAGAAAAAAGCTGGACCAGGTCATTATGTCATCTGTGATAACTGCTTGTTCACGTATGGGTATGCTACGGATTGGAGAACAAATTCATGGCTATGCCACAAAGTTGGGACATGATAAGTTCACTGTTTGCTGTAATTCACTGATCGACATGTATACCAAAACAGGAGATGTAGGTGCTTCTATTAGGATGTTCCAAGACATTGGAAGCCTTGATGTTTTTTCTTGGTCTGCTATGATTTCAAGCTATGCCTTACATGGCAATGCAGGAGATGCTTTGGTCCTCTTTGAGAAAATGAAAGAATGCAGGGCTGTGCCCGATCATGTCACCTTCCTTGCTATTCTTACTGCTTGCAGCCACGGAGGCTTGGTGGATGAAGGTTTCAG GTACTATGAAAGCATGAGTAGAGAATATGACATAGTTCCAAATTCGAGACACTGTGCTTGCATAGTTGACCTCCTAGGTCAGACTGGAAGAATTGTTGATGCAGAGGGCTTCATATTGAGCTCAGGATTTGCCAATGACCCAATCCTTTGGCATGTACTTCTGCGAGCATGCTTGTTCTATGGTGACACTGAAAGGAGTATACGTGTTGGGGAAAGCTTAATGGTAATGGAGCCCTTTTCTGCTACGTCATATATGCTGCTGTATAACATGTATCTGGATGTTGGTAAAGTGTCCTTGGCCATGAGAACAAGAGGTTTAATGAGAGAACGAGGGGTGAACAAAGAAACAGGTGTAAGTTGGATTGAGATTGGAGCATCTTTTCATTCCTTTGTGACTAGCAGTAGCTACCACCATCACATTGATTTCATTTATGAAAAGCTACAAGAAATGATGCTTCACATAAAACAAAAGATGGGAAAAGCTGGTCCTAGGATTTTGGAGTTGGAGTACCAAAGTGAAAAGTGGAGAGAGAGTCTAATGAATAGCCATGGTGAGTTGTTGGCCGTCGCATTTGGAATGTCTAACTTGCCAGAGTCAGTTCTGATACGAGTTATGAAGAACCAAAGGGTATGTGGTGACTGTCATAAGACACTGAAGTTGTTCTCGGAGGTTGAAAGACGGGAAATTCTTGTCAGAGATTCAGTTCGGTTTCATCATTTTAGTTGGGGTTCATGTTCTTGTGGTGATTACTGGTAA
- the LOC103993524 gene encoding extradiol ring-cleavage dioxygenase, giving the protein METFYLSHGSPTLSIDESLPARPFLQSWRSKVLQAAPRAILVVSAHWETASPTVNVIDGPNDTIHDFYGFPKPMYQLKYPAPGAPKLANRVRELLQNAGFSHVKEEKTRGLDHGAWVPLMLMYPEADIPVCQLSLQTEKGATHHYNMGKALTPLRDEGVLIIGSGSATHNLSIALLDDGPIEKWALDFDTWLKESLINKRHDDLNNYEEKAPDARMAHPSPEHLYPLHVALGAAGENAKAELIHHSWTERTLSYASYRFTAAE; this is encoded by the exons ATGGAGACGTTCTACCTCTCGCACGGGTCGCCGACGCTGTCGATCGACGAGAGCTTGCCGGCGAGGCCCTTCCTTCAGTCGTGGCGGTCCAAGGTGCTGCAGGCGGCGCCCAGGGCCATCCTCGTCGTATCCGCTCACTGGGAGACCGCTTCCCCCACCGTGAACGTCATCGATGGCCCTAACGACACCATCCACGACTTCTACGGCTTCCCCAAGCCCATGTATCAG CTTAAGTACCCTGCACCTGGTGCACCCAAGCTGGCAAATAGAGTGAGGGAGCTACTACAGAATGCTGGCTTCAGCCATGTCAAAGAGGAGAAGACCCGTGGGCTCGACCATGGTGCATGGGTTCCACTGATGCTTATGTATCCAGAGGCAGACATTCCTGTGTGTCAGCTTTCACTCCAAACAGAGAAGGGTGCGACACACCACTATAACATGGGGAAGGCACTAACCCCTCTTAGGGATGAGGGAGTCCTTATTATTGGGTCTGGGAGTGCCACTCACAACTTGAGTATTGCACTTTTGGATGATGGACCTATCGAAAAATGGGCCCTGGACTTCGATACTTGGCTCAAGGAGTCACTGATAAATAAGAG ACATGATGACCTGAATAACTACGAGGAGAAGGCTCCTGACGCAAGAATGGCGCACCCATCGCCGGAACATCTCTATCCATTGCATGTGGCCCTTGGAGCTGCAGGGGAAAATGCCAAGGCTGAGTTAATTCATCATAGCTGGACCGAGCGAACTCTTTCATACGCCTCATACAGGTTTACCGCTGCAGAATGA